Proteins found in one Haloarcula litorea genomic segment:
- a CDS encoding ester cyclase, translated as MPTSSIDEYYDRYVEGWNNHDSEGVIDAFADGGTVSDPATEGTLSGEEIKEWVEETTEGFPDVRFEVERRVADHDKGLLFVEWTMYGTHDGPFGPLPPTGQSVEMNGVDVIAFSDDGITSINGFFDMTDFKEQLGLTFPAVLGQLPTLAVGAIKATL; from the coding sequence ATGCCAACGAGTAGTATTGACGAATACTACGACCGGTACGTCGAGGGGTGGAACAACCACGACTCCGAGGGGGTCATTGATGCGTTTGCTGACGGGGGAACGGTTTCTGATCCAGCGACTGAAGGGACACTCTCCGGTGAGGAGATCAAAGAATGGGTGGAGGAAACGACTGAGGGATTTCCGGACGTACGTTTCGAAGTTGAGCGACGTGTCGCTGACCACGATAAGGGGTTGCTGTTCGTCGAGTGGACGATGTACGGGACTCATGATGGGCCGTTCGGTCCACTCCCGCCGACAGGCCAGTCTGTAGAGATGAACGGCGTTGATGTCATCGCGTTCTCCGACGATGGGATCACCTCTATCAACGGCTTTTTCGATATGACAGATTTCAAGGAGCAGCTCGGACTCACGTTCCCAGCGGTACTCGGTCAGCTACCGACGCTCGCTGTCGGAGCTATCAAGGCTACCCTCTAA
- a CDS encoding type B DNA-directed DNA polymerase codes for MPFTIDFLDDGRVLEWEATTNGAVVTERDKYTLRFYVAARDSETDIDLTTLQSVYDQHPDVVATELVARRPGFRRDEEAVLAVDVAHIDRVTPLARQARQLSAYPVGDLACFNVDFSREFRYCLETGADPTPASELSTLRLSVPVTETSNDIYGELSVAGDAVSGSPTDILTAVQGALEAHNPDVLVISTSEIVPTLYEMATDAGVDDFSLSRWPGVDYQQLASRSTYSSYGRVGHSPARYNVPGRAIIDESNTFFYGETNLDGVLDLVSRSKKPVQELAWASIGNVLTAIQICEAHDRGVLVPWNSWRHEFYKPMGTLHDADRGGFIFAPEVGLHENVHELDFSSLYPNIICTRNVSPDVIRCDCHSGRDDVPGLGYSICDDRGYLVDVLQPIIDARDEIKAAIRREKERDDPDEDRLAELEGRSGALKWILVACFGYQGFSNAKFGRIECHEAINAFAREILLTAKQRLETGGWRVVHGIVDSIWVTPNPDVDDEDREDLQTLATEITERVEIRLEHEAHYDWVAFVPQRESDAGALTKYFGKVAGDDEFKLRGIEARQRSTPPFIERVQRECLNRFDATRSPDAVLGRLQDAIDQLHAGQVPIEQLVERNRVSKPLEGYTQNTQNVAALKRARDQNLAIHPGQDIEYVVVDDGKTSRERVALAHEEVEMYDPDHYETELIRAVESVLSPLDWTRSDIRRALSETRVPELTTFTESKKN; via the coding sequence ATGCCGTTCACAATCGACTTCCTGGACGACGGCCGCGTCCTGGAGTGGGAGGCGACCACCAACGGTGCCGTCGTAACAGAACGAGACAAGTATACCCTGCGTTTCTACGTCGCCGCTCGCGATTCCGAGACCGACATCGACCTCACGACGCTCCAATCGGTGTACGACCAGCACCCGGATGTCGTCGCGACCGAACTGGTGGCGCGACGCCCCGGCTTTCGACGAGACGAGGAGGCCGTTCTCGCAGTCGACGTTGCCCACATCGATCGCGTCACTCCACTCGCCCGGCAGGCGCGCCAGCTGTCGGCCTATCCAGTCGGGGATCTCGCCTGTTTCAACGTGGACTTTTCGCGAGAGTTCCGGTACTGTCTGGAGACCGGCGCCGATCCGACGCCGGCGAGCGAGCTGTCGACGCTCCGGCTCAGCGTTCCGGTGACCGAAACGAGCAACGACATCTATGGGGAACTGTCCGTCGCCGGCGACGCCGTCTCCGGCTCGCCGACGGATATCCTGACCGCCGTCCAGGGGGCGCTCGAAGCTCACAATCCGGATGTCCTGGTCATCTCAACGAGCGAGATCGTCCCGACCCTGTACGAGATGGCGACCGACGCCGGCGTCGACGACTTCTCGCTGAGTCGGTGGCCGGGCGTCGACTACCAGCAGCTCGCGAGCCGGTCGACGTATTCGAGCTACGGCCGCGTCGGTCACTCGCCGGCACGGTACAACGTGCCCGGCCGGGCGATCATCGACGAGTCGAACACGTTCTTCTACGGGGAAACGAACCTCGACGGCGTCCTCGACCTCGTGTCGCGCTCGAAAAAGCCCGTCCAGGAACTCGCGTGGGCGTCAATCGGGAACGTCCTTACGGCGATTCAGATCTGTGAGGCCCACGACCGCGGCGTCCTCGTCCCGTGGAACTCCTGGCGCCACGAGTTCTACAAGCCGATGGGGACGCTCCACGACGCCGACCGCGGCGGCTTCATCTTCGCGCCCGAGGTCGGCCTCCACGAGAACGTCCACGAACTCGACTTCTCCTCGTTGTATCCGAACATCATCTGTACCCGGAACGTCTCGCCGGACGTCATCCGGTGTGACTGCCACAGCGGCCGCGACGACGTCCCTGGCCTCGGGTACTCGATCTGCGACGACCGGGGCTACCTCGTCGACGTGCTACAGCCGATCATCGACGCTCGCGACGAGATCAAGGCGGCCATCCGTCGCGAGAAGGAACGGGACGACCCCGACGAGGACCGGCTGGCGGAACTCGAGGGACGGTCGGGAGCGCTGAAGTGGATCCTCGTCGCCTGCTTCGGCTATCAGGGGTTCAGCAACGCGAAGTTCGGCCGTATCGAGTGCCACGAGGCGATCAACGCGTTCGCTCGGGAGATTCTGCTGACGGCGAAACAGCGGCTGGAAACCGGGGGCTGGCGCGTCGTCCACGGCATCGTCGACTCCATCTGGGTGACGCCGAATCCCGACGTCGACGACGAGGACCGCGAGGACCTCCAGACCCTCGCAACGGAGATCACGGAACGCGTCGAGATTCGGCTCGAACACGAAGCCCACTACGACTGGGTGGCGTTCGTCCCGCAGCGCGAGAGCGACGCCGGCGCGTTGACGAAGTACTTCGGGAAGGTCGCCGGCGACGACGAGTTCAAACTGAGAGGGATCGAAGCGCGGCAGCGCTCAACGCCACCCTTCATCGAAAGAGTTCAGCGAGAGTGCCTCAATCGATTCGATGCGACTCGGTCACCGGACGCGGTGCTCGGACGTCTTCAGGATGCAATCGACCAGCTACACGCTGGTCAGGTCCCGATTGAGCAGCTCGTCGAACGGAATCGTGTATCCAAACCACTCGAAGGCTACACCCAAAACACGCAGAACGTGGCGGCGCTGAAGCGCGCTCGTGACCAGAACCTCGCCATCCATCCGGGACAGGACATCGAGTACGTCGTCGTTGACGATGGGAAGACCTCGCGAGAGCGGGTCGCATTGGCTCACGAGGAAGTCGAGATGTACGATCCGGACCACTACGAGACGGAACTCATCAGAGCTGTCGAGAGCGTTCTCTCACCATTAGACTGGACCCGGTCAGACATTCGTCGGGCGCTCTCGGAGACACGGGTGCCAGAGCTGACAACGTTCACGGAGTCGAAAAAGAATTAA
- a CDS encoding helix-turn-helix domain-containing protein, producing the protein MREFVFTVEYEKGVDGVMDLFIDNPDLYARSMEISATNEAVWGIEKIVGPAAVLDEFDDALERVADSPGTTGMCEAPVTEYEYTILSSNAESRKIHWLRREGDGSRSIPLVAAKHIGEGLIMRTERRGDQYRWRMLIDGTVSAIHEEVRANLREGLSLTVERLGTPPCLVDDGRVQQTLTPEQKSALEAAIERGYYEEPRQQSVAEIAEDVGVSRSTFQYRLNRAEAWLAQQFAADSLDVDLDVDLDPEDIEFIQ; encoded by the coding sequence ATGCGGGAATTCGTCTTCACAGTCGAATACGAGAAGGGGGTTGACGGGGTGATGGATCTCTTCATCGACAACCCGGATCTGTATGCCCGGTCGATGGAGATCAGTGCGACCAACGAGGCGGTGTGGGGTATTGAGAAGATCGTCGGCCCCGCTGCTGTCCTCGACGAGTTCGACGACGCACTGGAACGCGTCGCAGATTCTCCGGGCACAACCGGAATGTGTGAGGCACCCGTGACCGAATACGAATACACGATCCTCTCGTCGAATGCGGAATCACGGAAGATTCACTGGCTTCGGCGGGAAGGTGATGGTTCACGGTCGATTCCCTTGGTCGCGGCGAAGCACATCGGCGAGGGGTTGATAATGCGCACGGAGCGACGTGGTGACCAATACCGGTGGCGGATGCTTATCGACGGGACAGTATCAGCAATTCACGAGGAAGTCCGAGCGAACCTGCGAGAGGGGCTGTCGCTGACTGTTGAACGACTCGGTACACCGCCATGCTTGGTCGACGACGGCCGCGTCCAGCAAACTCTCACGCCCGAACAGAAGTCTGCGCTTGAAGCTGCAATCGAACGTGGGTACTACGAAGAGCCACGGCAGCAATCGGTCGCGGAAATCGCTGAAGATGTCGGTGTGTCACGGTCGACGTTCCAGTACCGTCTCAACCGAGCGGAAGCGTGGCTGGCACAACAGTTCGCCGCCGATTCGCTCGACGTGGATCTCGACGTGGATCTCGACCCCGAGGACATCGAGTTCATCCAGTAA
- a CDS encoding methyl-accepting chemotaxis protein: MTDPYAVQNETVIGFISPIRRTPEQLLVVEIDTATIFDRFEHPVDGGFTRVVNSNGTVVFSDDAAATLTQYRDGNRRAPAVSSGLRGDSGFTESPAYETQPETEGEYVAAYAAVPNTDWVVIEHAPASEAYVITQQALRWIGGIAAFTLLALVGVVGVLGRDVTGALSRLTDRAEQIEDGQYDVEFDTDRPDEFGDLNRTIASTRDALQQRIEEIRETQTELEASNASLEERSEMVNVLNRILRHNVRNEVNVITGRAELAASRIDDEAAQADLEAVQNAAWELSTISSRTQRIKQLLAEENAEPEPVDLDDVASKLSGVDADTRAQMSNSTVRQTTELSKRHRRSRPQSQMLSTRSRRT; this comes from the coding sequence GTGACTGACCCGTATGCAGTACAAAACGAGACGGTTATCGGGTTTATTTCCCCAATTCGTCGGACCCCGGAGCAGTTACTTGTCGTCGAAATCGACACCGCGACTATCTTCGATCGCTTCGAACATCCCGTCGACGGCGGCTTTACGCGAGTGGTCAATTCCAACGGGACGGTCGTGTTCAGTGATGATGCAGCCGCGACGCTCACCCAATACCGCGATGGAAATCGTCGTGCACCGGCAGTCAGCAGTGGCCTGCGGGGGGACTCTGGGTTTACCGAATCACCAGCCTACGAGACCCAGCCTGAGACAGAGGGAGAGTACGTCGCAGCGTATGCTGCGGTTCCGAACACCGACTGGGTCGTCATCGAACACGCACCAGCCAGTGAAGCGTACGTCATAACCCAGCAAGCCCTTCGATGGATCGGTGGAATTGCAGCGTTCACTCTGCTTGCGCTCGTGGGTGTCGTCGGCGTTCTCGGCCGAGATGTGACCGGCGCGCTCTCTCGGCTAACCGACCGGGCAGAGCAGATCGAAGATGGTCAGTACGACGTGGAGTTCGATACCGACCGGCCGGACGAGTTCGGCGACCTCAACCGGACGATAGCCTCGACACGGGATGCCCTCCAGCAGCGCATCGAGGAGATCCGCGAAACACAGACTGAGCTTGAAGCATCGAATGCGAGTCTCGAAGAGCGGTCCGAGATGGTGAACGTGCTGAATCGCATCCTCCGTCACAACGTTCGGAACGAGGTGAACGTCATCACTGGACGAGCTGAATTGGCTGCGTCTCGCATCGACGACGAGGCGGCCCAAGCAGATTTAGAGGCTGTGCAGAATGCTGCGTGGGAACTCAGTACGATTTCGTCACGCACACAGCGCATCAAACAGCTGCTCGCCGAAGAGAACGCCGAGCCAGAACCCGTTGATTTGGACGATGTAGCCTCGAAGTTATCGGGGGTTGATGCCGACACCCGTGCGCAGATGTCGAATTCAACGGTGAGACAAACGACAGAGCTATCCAAGCGACACAGACGTTCCCGACCGCAGTCGCAGATGTTGTCCACCAGATCGCGACGCACATGA
- a CDS encoding helix-turn-helix transcriptional regulator: MLRRIELEVLATVDRGDTISDLATKLDHSESYLSRAVGDLVEKGLVYTERDGRRKRVVPSDARAVELYRDLVRQHSHIDFPELLTGKTLEVLYYLDQPRTVSEIADRSDNYRNTVNRVLKRFRDRGLVGTADGHYEFNADFDRLHEFARELVHHLHRQRLEAVAPKGTILWEDYDEFLAQAETEIDAEGFHETGLARFAAFDLQFLLTGHRYYVYSEELDAVSPAELCCHTLLIDDGSRHRSYCLLLLSHVDVDEAALREQAAKYGLEAEIDALLRYLETHGEVDDDRLPEWDEFQKLAADYEVPLPQ, encoded by the coding sequence GTGCTCCGGCGCATCGAACTCGAGGTCCTCGCCACAGTCGACCGCGGCGACACGATCTCCGACCTCGCGACGAAGCTCGACCACAGCGAGAGTTACCTCTCTCGCGCCGTCGGTGACCTCGTCGAGAAGGGGCTCGTCTACACGGAACGCGACGGGCGGCGAAAACGAGTCGTTCCGTCGGATGCTCGCGCCGTCGAACTCTACCGCGACCTCGTCCGCCAGCACTCCCATATCGACTTCCCCGAGCTGCTGACCGGGAAGACACTCGAAGTGCTGTACTACCTCGACCAGCCGCGAACCGTCTCCGAGATCGCCGACCGGAGCGACAACTACCGCAACACGGTCAACCGGGTCCTCAAGCGGTTTCGCGACCGTGGGCTCGTCGGGACGGCCGACGGCCACTACGAGTTCAACGCCGACTTCGACCGTCTCCACGAGTTCGCCCGTGAACTCGTACACCATCTACATCGCCAGCGCCTCGAAGCCGTTGCCCCGAAGGGCACGATTCTCTGGGAGGACTACGACGAATTCCTTGCCCAGGCCGAGACGGAGATCGACGCAGAGGGGTTCCACGAAACCGGCCTCGCTCGATTCGCGGCCTTCGACCTCCAGTTCCTGCTCACCGGCCACCGCTACTACGTCTACTCCGAGGAACTTGACGCAGTTTCGCCGGCGGAGCTGTGTTGTCACACGCTGCTGATCGACGACGGCAGCCGTCACCGCTCGTACTGTCTCCTCCTGCTCAGTCACGTCGACGTCGACGAGGCGGCCCTCCGAGAGCAGGCGGCGAAGTATGGCCTTGAAGCCGAAATCGACGCCTTGCTCCGCTACCTCGAGACGCACGGCGAGGTCGACGATGACCGGCTCCCGGAGTGGGACGAGTTTCAGAAACTGGCGGCTGACTACGAGGTGCCACTACCACAATGA
- a CDS encoding MBL fold metallo-hydrolase, which produces MATTGASVQLIRNATILLDVGDTTFLVDPMFTPEGEMPTVTDNPAVPEFLTTANQDRNPLVPLPDVDLTYDAVVVTHRHPDHWDEAAREELDADVPLFCQPEEADAFTDEGFTDVRPVDDETTFEGVTIHRTPGQHGHGDLAEGMGPVSGFVFEGDETVYVAGDTIWYEPVEETLDQYEPDLVVLNGGEAQFDQGEPITMGVEDINAVREATDAEIVVVHMEAINHCLLSREELRAETEDVHVPEDGERYSL; this is translated from the coding sequence ATGGCAACGACTGGTGCGAGTGTTCAGCTGATTCGTAACGCGACTATCCTCCTGGACGTCGGTGACACGACGTTCCTCGTGGATCCGATGTTCACGCCGGAGGGCGAGATGCCGACGGTGACAGACAACCCGGCAGTTCCGGAGTTCCTCACCACGGCGAATCAGGATCGGAATCCGCTTGTTCCGCTGCCCGACGTTGATCTCACCTACGACGCTGTGGTCGTTACGCACCGCCACCCCGACCACTGGGACGAAGCGGCCAGAGAGGAACTCGATGCCGACGTGCCGCTGTTCTGTCAGCCCGAGGAAGCCGACGCCTTCACTGACGAGGGCTTCACTGATGTTCGCCCCGTCGACGACGAAACCACCTTCGAGGGAGTCACAATCCACCGGACGCCGGGCCAGCACGGGCACGGCGACCTCGCCGAGGGAATGGGTCCGGTCTCGGGCTTCGTTTTCGAGGGCGACGAGACAGTGTATGTCGCCGGGGACACGATCTGGTACGAACCGGTCGAGGAGACACTTGACCAGTACGAACCCGATCTGGTGGTTCTCAACGGCGGCGAAGCGCAGTTCGATCAGGGCGAACCCATCACGATGGGGGTCGAGGACATCAACGCTGTCCGAGAGGCCACTGACGCCGAAATAGTGGTCGTCCACATGGAGGCGATCAACCATTGCTTGCTGTCGCGCGAGGAACTGCGGGCAGAGACAGAGGATGTACACGTTCCCGAGGACGGCGAGCGGTACAGTCTATAA
- a CDS encoding Cdc6/Cdc18 family protein has translation MADGDDQQSLSQSIKGRLQEGVQNSVFQDKGLLDPDAVIDEDRIVGRDDQLDDIITYLRPALQGNRPPNMLLYGPSGTGKSLIINAVCQQVLELANSQGDRFGVIKINCQTIKSHDRAVYRLAKNAAHEAGVDVGIPQSGISTDQKLNRFYEILSNNFDSVIIILDEVDLLVGRQRDPNDEPAYSKLLYQLSRASQLGRIEGHVSVAALTNDPRFMEDLDGRAESSFNPQDVVFPDYDANQLQSILERRRDAYQDDVLEDGIIPLSAAFAAQDHGDARKAIDLFRKAGEIADRAGEDTIREEHVRDAQEEAERDRTLTQMQGLSTQKKLSLYATAIVPVHSKRNLNAVPSTVAYRVYQYLTDLLDSDEKSRDSYLRYMSEAETYNFVTSEKRGRGYGSGVHKEYTFVDDPEVVAETLQADIRLEEVEHDEDLIRSVVNAQIEDFFEGN, from the coding sequence ATGGCTGACGGCGACGATCAACAATCCCTCTCACAATCTATCAAAGGCCGTCTTCAGGAGGGCGTTCAGAATTCTGTTTTTCAGGATAAGGGGTTGCTCGATCCCGACGCTGTCATCGACGAGGACCGGATTGTCGGTCGCGATGACCAGCTGGACGACATCATCACCTATCTTCGGCCGGCGTTGCAAGGAAACCGACCGCCCAATATGCTTCTCTACGGGCCGTCGGGCACTGGGAAATCGCTCATCATTAACGCAGTCTGTCAGCAGGTTCTTGAACTCGCGAACTCACAAGGGGACCGGTTCGGCGTCATCAAAATCAACTGCCAGACAATCAAATCGCACGACCGCGCTGTCTATCGCTTGGCGAAAAATGCAGCGCACGAAGCCGGCGTCGATGTCGGCATACCGCAGAGCGGTATCTCGACGGATCAGAAGCTGAATCGATTCTACGAAATTCTGAGCAACAATTTCGACTCGGTCATCATCATCCTCGACGAGGTCGATCTTCTAGTCGGTCGGCAGCGAGATCCGAACGATGAGCCGGCGTATTCGAAACTGCTCTACCAGCTGTCGCGAGCGTCACAGCTCGGTCGCATCGAGGGGCACGTTTCCGTCGCTGCGCTCACGAACGATCCCCGGTTTATGGAAGATCTGGACGGTCGGGCCGAGAGTTCATTCAATCCGCAGGATGTTGTCTTCCCCGACTACGACGCGAACCAGTTGCAGTCGATTCTCGAGCGACGTCGTGATGCATACCAAGACGATGTTCTAGAGGACGGCATCATTCCCCTCAGTGCCGCGTTCGCCGCCCAAGACCACGGTGATGCGCGCAAGGCAATTGATCTGTTCAGGAAAGCCGGTGAGATAGCGGACCGAGCCGGCGAAGACACGATTCGTGAAGAGCACGTTCGCGACGCCCAGGAAGAAGCCGAACGCGATCGGACGTTAACCCAGATGCAGGGGCTCTCGACGCAAAAGAAGCTCTCGCTGTACGCTACTGCAATCGTCCCAGTCCACTCCAAACGAAACCTGAACGCTGTTCCTAGCACGGTTGCATACCGCGTATATCAGTATCTCACCGATCTCCTCGATTCCGACGAGAAGTCACGAGACTCCTACCTACGATATATGAGTGAGGCCGAGACCTACAACTTCGTCACATCGGAGAAACGAGGACGAGGCTACGGAAGTGGTGTCCACAAGGAGTACACCTTTGTCGACGACCCAGAAGTAGTCGCTGAGACGCTTCAAGCCGATATTCGGCTCGAAGAAGTGGAACACGACGAAGATTTGATCCGGTCCGTTGTCAACGCGCAGATAGAGGATTTCTTCGAGGGTAACTAA
- a CDS encoding glycine betaine ABC transporter substrate-binding protein, with product MPPMRRRFLGQIGRAGGVAVTGILSGCAKSEQPESESVTVRIGSKPFTEQKILSYLAYERLRRIDWIRAVDEIGAGNSLSNWEATASGDQHLYWEYTGTAWLQLPPRHDRRITDPESLFERVQADADSQRLQLADPAPFSNEYVIAADARWAEQTEISTISDLAAHIRNGGDTPGVAVNEEFFHRQDGWRGLASYYEIETANGEPIQTEPFIVTSIGLTYELLEQGRVQITSGFATDPQLNRSTVTVLEDDRDYFLPYQPAPTAYAPLIDEHPEVFEILSPVGSALDKSIMRNLNSRVLLDGEHPFAVATQFLEGEVLDDA from the coding sequence ATGCCACCCATGCGCCGCCGGTTCCTCGGACAGATAGGCCGCGCTGGCGGGGTGGCCGTTACCGGCATACTCAGTGGGTGCGCCAAGAGTGAACAACCCGAATCAGAATCAGTAACCGTTCGGATCGGGTCGAAGCCGTTCACTGAGCAGAAGATTCTCAGCTACCTCGCCTACGAACGGCTACGGAGAATCGATTGGATTCGTGCCGTCGATGAAATCGGGGCAGGAAACTCGCTATCGAACTGGGAGGCAACAGCATCGGGGGATCAACACCTGTACTGGGAGTACACGGGTACGGCATGGCTGCAGCTCCCGCCTCGCCACGATAGACGGATCACCGACCCCGAGTCACTCTTTGAGCGGGTCCAAGCGGACGCTGATTCCCAGCGACTCCAGTTGGCTGACCCGGCACCGTTCTCGAACGAGTACGTCATCGCTGCCGACGCTCGATGGGCGGAACAGACCGAGATTTCGACCATCAGCGATTTGGCAGCCCATATCCGAAACGGTGGTGATACGCCTGGTGTCGCCGTCAACGAGGAATTCTTTCATCGGCAGGACGGATGGCGTGGACTCGCTTCATATTATGAAATCGAGACTGCGAACGGCGAGCCAATCCAGACCGAACCGTTCATTGTCACGTCGATCGGGCTGACGTACGAACTACTCGAACAGGGTCGCGTGCAGATTACGAGTGGTTTTGCGACTGATCCGCAGCTCAACCGGTCGACAGTTACAGTCCTCGAGGACGACCGCGACTACTTCCTCCCCTACCAACCGGCCCCGACAGCGTATGCTCCGCTCATCGACGAACATCCGGAGGTATTCGAGATTCTCTCCCCTGTTGGTTCAGCACTCGATAAGTCGATAATGCGGAACCTCAACAGCCGGGTCCTCCTCGATGGAGAGCATCCGTTCGCGGTCGCAACACAGTTTTTAGAGGGCGAGGTGCTCGACGATGCGTAG
- a CDS encoding DUF6036 family nucleotidyltransferase, with protein MRPTFGREYIENEFQRIGDGLSEPLTVYLIGGGAMSLRDLKGATKDIDLVVPDGDAYGQLWAVLMDLGYAEVQSLDPDYRALGATSCVENDDGCRLDIFNQQVANKLVLTDSMQERSEPFLDTDRLTVRLVSNEDIFLFKAIAGRDDDIEDMNMLVQAGLNYDVVRDELEAQIERLGDDQFATFANEALVELEERYGVTTPIEGRVQELTNRYYRGLEVLQALDEPMTVDELAAELELDDEEVHDRIAYLSTFDRVRRDGDTVRPVE; from the coding sequence ATGAGACCAACATTCGGACGCGAGTACATCGAGAACGAATTCCAGCGAATCGGGGATGGGTTATCTGAACCGCTCACGGTCTACCTGATCGGTGGTGGCGCGATGTCGCTGCGCGACCTCAAGGGGGCGACGAAAGACATCGACCTAGTCGTCCCGGATGGCGACGCGTACGGTCAGCTGTGGGCCGTCCTGATGGACCTCGGGTACGCGGAGGTCCAATCGCTGGACCCAGATTACCGGGCGCTGGGGGCGACGAGCTGCGTCGAGAACGACGATGGGTGTCGCCTCGACATCTTCAACCAGCAGGTCGCGAACAAGCTCGTGCTCACCGACAGCATGCAAGAGCGCAGCGAGCCGTTCCTCGACACGGATCGACTGACGGTCCGGCTAGTCAGCAACGAGGATATCTTCCTGTTCAAGGCGATCGCAGGCCGCGACGACGACATCGAGGACATGAATATGCTCGTGCAGGCCGGCCTCAATTACGACGTCGTCCGGGATGAACTCGAAGCCCAGATCGAACGCCTGGGTGACGATCAGTTCGCCACGTTCGCGAACGAGGCCCTGGTCGAACTCGAGGAGCGGTACGGAGTGACCACGCCGATCGAGGGCCGCGTCCAAGAGCTCACGAATAGGTACTACCGGGGGCTCGAAGTCCTCCAGGCACTCGATGAACCGATGACCGTCGACGAACTGGCCGCGGAACTGGAGCTGGATGACGAGGAGGTTCACGACCGGATCGCGTATCTCTCAACGTTCGACCGGGTCCGTCGGGATGGCGACACAGTCCGTCCCGTGGAGTAG
- a CDS encoding RNA-guided endonuclease InsQ/TnpB family protein produces MRRTNTFAVRPLTDDDERLLRELLDASASLWNELNYERRQQFFDGKSVWDTADYRKQYVGVLGSATAQQVIRKNKSAWKSFFAAREDSGDAAPPGYWGSEDAGRELRTFIRNDQYTLEFGERSRVEIPVGQDLKEKYGLGYYERLRLQLVGSPKWDGEKGQLEIQYDEVSDTFRAFQPVTVPDSQRDSPLADESAALDVGANNFVACTTTTGKRFLYEGRELFADFRETTEEIARLQSKLREGRYSSQRIRRLYRKRTRRRDHAQEALCRDLIERLYDEGVATVYVGDLTDVLSTHWHPEVNEKTHQFWAHRSFVDRLKDTAEEYGIFVEERSEAFTTATCVECGEQVETERYGDVFRCSCGHESHADLDASRTFLERETGTELETGSMARPVRLTWDDHTWSESPCSPERASPNEERTDRSTGDGKFASVGTV; encoded by the coding sequence GTGAGGCGAACCAACACCTTCGCGGTCAGACCGCTTACTGACGACGACGAGCGGCTACTCCGCGAATTGTTGGACGCCTCCGCCAGTCTCTGGAACGAACTCAACTACGAACGTCGCCAACAGTTCTTTGATGGCAAGTCAGTGTGGGACACCGCCGACTACCGGAAACAGTACGTCGGTGTTCTCGGCTCTGCCACCGCTCAACAAGTAATCCGCAAGAATAAGTCGGCGTGGAAGTCGTTCTTCGCTGCCCGTGAAGACAGCGGGGATGCCGCTCCGCCCGGTTACTGGGGTAGCGAAGACGCTGGACGTGAGCTGCGAACGTTTATCCGGAACGACCAGTACACGCTTGAGTTCGGCGAGCGGAGTCGAGTCGAGATCCCCGTAGGGCAAGACTTGAAAGAGAAGTACGGACTCGGATACTACGAGCGACTCCGTCTGCAACTTGTTGGGAGCCCGAAGTGGGACGGCGAGAAAGGGCAGTTGGAAATACAGTACGACGAAGTGAGCGACACGTTCAGAGCCTTTCAGCCCGTCACAGTACCAGATTCGCAACGGGATTCACCACTAGCCGACGAATCGGCTGCTTTGGACGTGGGCGCAAACAACTTCGTCGCCTGTACGACGACGACCGGCAAACGGTTCCTCTACGAGGGTCGCGAGTTGTTCGCTGACTTCCGTGAGACGACCGAAGAGATCGCCCGTCTACAATCTAAACTCCGCGAGGGTCGGTACAGCAGTCAGCGGATTCGCCGACTGTACCGTAAGCGAACGCGTCGCCGTGACCACGCGCAGGAAGCACTCTGTCGTGACCTGATCGAACGGCTGTATGATGAGGGCGTAGCAACGGTGTATGTGGGCGACCTCACTGACGTGCTCTCGACACACTGGCACCCAGAAGTCAACGAGAAGACCCACCAGTTCTGGGCACACCGCTCGTTTGTCGACCGTCTCAAAGACACTGCCGAGGAGTACGGAATCTTTGTCGAAGAGCGGTCAGAGGCGTTCACGACGGCAACCTGTGTCGAGTGTGGCGAGCAGGTGGAGACAGAGCGGTATGGCGACGTGTTTCGGTGTTCGTGTGGACACGAGAGCCACGCTGATCTCGACGCCTCACGGACGTTTCTTGAACGGGAGACTGGCACTGAACTCGAGACAGGGTCGATGGCACGGCCCGTGCGCCTCACGTGGGACGACCACACTTGGTCGGAGTCACCATGCTCTCCCGAGAGGGCCAGTCCCAACGAGGAGCGCACAGACCGGAGTACCGGCGACGGGAAATTTGCCTCCGTGGGGACGGTATAG